GTCTACCGCAAGGAAGAACCCCCCACCCGCAACCTCCTCGACTTCGCCGCCTTCATCGCCCTCTTCCCCCACCTCATCGCTGGTCCCGTCCTCAAGTACAACCTCCTCGCCGACCAGTTCCGCACCCGCACCCACACCCTCGAAAAGTTCAGTTACGGCGCCACCCGCTTCATGACCGGCTTCGCCAAAAAGGTCCTGATCGCGGATACCATCGCGCCGCTGGTGACCGCCAGCTTCGGTCATGCGAACCCTACCCTGGCCGACAGCTGGCTCGGCGCCCTCGCCTACACCCTGCAGCTGTACTTCGACTTCAGCGGTTACAGCGACATGGCCATCGGCCTGGCCGCCATGATGGGCTTCAAGTTCCCCGAGAACTTCAACCACCCGTACATCTCCCGCAGCATCACCGAGTTCTGGCGCCGCTGGCACATGAGCCTGAGTTCCTGGCTGCGCGAGTACCTGTACATCGGGCTGGGCGGCAACCGCAAAGGACGCACTCGCACCTACATCAACCTGTTCCTGACGATGCTGCTGGGCGGCCTGTGGCACGGCGCGAACTGGACGTTCGTGCTGTGGGGCGCATGGCACGGCGGGATTCTGGCCGTCGAACGTCGCCTGAAGGAAGCGAGCCTGTGGAAGCCCAGTCCGGCCTGGCTGACGATTCCCGGCACGATGCTGCTGGTGATCGTGGGCTGGGTGATGTTCCGGGCGGACAACGTGCCGGACGCGCTGCGCATGTACCGCGGGATGCTGGGCCTGAATGGCGTGTCGCTCAGCGACACGCTGGCATGGCAGGTCCGGCCGAGCGAACTGGTGACGATGCTGCTGGCGGGTGTGCTGGTGTACGTGGCGCCCTGGTGGGGCCGCACGGTGGGAGACGTGGGTGGACGCCTGCTGCGTCCCCGCCTGGCGGTGACGGCCACGACGGTGCTGCTGCCGCTGTTCGTGCTGGCCATCCTGAAACTGTCCGCCCAGAGTTACACGCCCTTCCTGTACTTCCAGTTCTGAGGTGACCTGACATGACCGAATTCGCTCAGGACACTCTGAAAAACAACATTGATCAGCCGGGAACCCCGGCCGTCCTGCGCTGGATGCCCGGCGCCTTCCTGATCGCGGCCGTCGTCACCGGGGCGGCCCTGACCCTGACGTCCAAAGGGGCGCGCGACTTCCCGAAAGACCAGGAGGTCGTGACAGGGAAGTGGGCGCACACCTACGAGACGGGCCTGGACGCCGGGGTCCCGTTCCGGGACCCTGCCGTGAAGCTGTGGGGCACGACGAACTACCGCCTGTTCGGTGAAGCCCGTGAGGGAGCGCTGGTCGGCGCGGACGGCTGGCTGTATACCAGCGAGGAGTTCGAAACGACCGATACAGTCACGGATGCGCGCGAAGTGCAGAAGAAACTCGCGTTCGTGCGTGAAGTGCGTGACGCGCTGGCCGCCCAGGGAGCGCACCTCATCGTGGCGGTCATCCCTGCCAAGACACGTGTGTATCCGGAACATCTCGGAGCGTACAAGGTCCCAGCCGTGAAAGCCGCCCTGTACGAACAGTTCCGGGAGAGCGTGACGGCGCTCGGTGTTCCGGCGCCGGACCTGCTGCAGGTCCTGCAGCAGCACAAGGCCCAGGGGAACCTGTTCGTCCGGACGGACACGCACTGGACGCCACTCGGCGCGAAGATCGCGGCTGACACCCTTGCAAAGACTGTTCGGGAAACGTGGCCGACCCTGGATCTCCCAGAAGTCTCCTTCGAGACCACTTCGAGTGCTGCTCCTCAGAAGACCGGGGATCTGCTCCGATACCTACCACTCCCTGCAGGTGAAGGTCCGCAAGCCGCGGAAGTGCACGTGCCCACGACCACACAGGTCGGCGAGAGTGGCGGAGGCCTGCTCGGGGACGCCGAGGTGAGCGTGACGCTGGTCGGCACGAGTTACAGTGCGATCAAGGACTGGAACTTCGAAGGGGCGCTCAAGGAGGCCCTGCATACCGACGTCCTGAACGCAGCCGATCCCGGTAAGGGGCCGGTCGTGCCGATGAGGGCATACCTGAAGAGTCAGGCCCTCAAGGATGCACCGCCGAAACTGGTGATCTGGGAGATTCCCGAACGGTTCCTGCGCTTTCAATACCCCGAAGAAAGCCGCTGAACCTCAGTACCGGACATCTTTGTTCAGCCGCCCCTAGAGCATTTGTCATAAAAACATGTGAGGGTGAGCGTGCTTAAACCAGCCAAAGGTATCGAAGGGCGTCACCGCCTGAAGCGCCCGACCGATGGCGTCCATCAAGGTGTCCAGGGTGGACCACCCGCCGCCCGAACGAGCGCTTTCAGTTTGGAAAACATCATCTCAATCGGATTGAAATCCGGACTGTAGGGAGAGAGGTAGAGCAAGCTGCACCCCCGAGCTTCGATGAGCGTCCGTACGGACGCTCGGTGGTGGGAGGAAAGATTGTCCATCACGACCACCTGTCCTGGCTCGAGGGCTGGACAGAGTTGCTCGCGCACGTACCACTCGAAGGTGTCCCCATTGACCGCTCCGGGAGTGACCAGCGGGGCCACTGGCCCCGCGAGGCGCAGGCCACAGATCAGGGTCTGGTTCAGGCCATGGTTCCGGGCCACCTGGCCCACAGCGCGCACATGACTGGGCGCGCGGGCATACAACGGAGTCATGGAGGTGTTGAAGCCACTCTCGTCCAGGAAGACCAGCTGCGTGGGTGCCTGCAAGTCGGGCGCCAGCTCGTTCAGGAACGCCAGACGGCGTTCCTCACACCGTTCGCGAGCGATCAGCGTTTTTTTTATAGGTGATGTGCTGCCGAGCGAAGGCCCGGTCGACCGTCTTGGCGCTGACCTTGAGGCCCGTGGCTGCTTCGAGCATGCGGGCATGCTCGACCAACGTCGCGTCGCCATGTTCTTCCAGTTGTTTCAGGAGTTGTGCTTCGTGCAGGGCAGTCAGCTGAAACGGGCGACCTGTGGGCTTGGCCACCACGTGCAGCTGGCCCAGCCGATGACTCTTGAGGTACCGGTAGACCGTCATGACGTTCACCGAGAATTGACGAGCGGCATCTTTGACCGACGTTCCGTTCTCGACAGCGGCAACGATTCGTTCCCGTAATGCGAAGTCATATCCCGCCGCTCCAACAATCTTCATACGCTTATTATGGCAGAAGCCTAGAAGGCGACAGGCAGGGTTTTCAGGCCGCGCAGCTGGGTGCTGTCCCGCCAGACCACCTGGTCTCGCGGCACGTCCAGGCGCAGACCGGGCAGGCGGCGCAGCAGTGTCTCGAAGGCGATCTCTCCCTCCAGCCGGGCCAGCGGCGCGCCCAGGCAGAAGTGAACGCCCTGCCCGAAGGCCACGTGCCTGTTCAGTTCCCGGGCGAGGTTCAGCTCCTCGGGGTCAGTGAAGGCCCGCTCGTCGTGGTTGGCCGAGCCGAGCGCCGCCAGGATCACGTCGCCGCGCCGGATCTGCTGGCCGCCGAGTTCCACGTCCTCGCGGGCGTAGCGCGGGGCCGGGCTGAAGACCGGGCCGTTGTAGCGCAGGATCTCCTCGACGGCGGCCGGAATGCGGCCGGGATCGGCCTTCAGTCCGGCCAGCTGTTCCGGATGGTCGAGGAGCGTCAGGATGCCGATGCTCAGGAGATTCGAGGTGGTCTCGTGCCCGCCGAAGATCAGCAGGCCGACGGTCGCCATCAGTTCACCCTCGGTCAGGGTGTCTCCCTTCTCTTCCAGCCGGATCATGCCGCTGATCAGGTCGTCACCTGGACGTGCCCGCTTGTGGGCGATCAGCTGCATCACGTAGGCCGAGAAGTCACGCAGCACCTCCGGCTGCGGGTTGGCATGGTCGGACAGTCCTTCCGACCACACCTGCATCTGCTTCATGTCGGTGGGCGGCACGCCCAGCATCTCGCAGATCACCTGAATCGGCAGCGGGTAGCCGAAGTCGGCGACCACTTCCATCCGGCCGCTGTCCTGCACCCTGTCGATCAGGGCGTCGGTGAGGGCCTGAATCCTGGGGCGCAGCGTCTCGACGTACCTGGGGGTGAACACCTTTCCCACGAGCCCGCGCAGGCGGGTGTGTTCCGCGCCGTCGACGCTCACCATGGTCTTCGCGCCCAGAAAGCTCTGTTCCTGGGCGCCGCCCTCGGCGGAGTGCCCGAAGACCCCCGCGTCCGGGTGGATGGCGCTGGCGTCGACAGTGAAGCGCGGGTCCTTGAGGAATCTGACGGTCTCGGCGAAGCCGGTGATCAGCCAGGTGGCCGAACCGGTCGGATTGTAGGCTGTGGGTGCGTCGATCTGCACGACGGGTCCGCTGGCCCGCATCCGGGCGAACATCGGGTAGGGGTTGGCGGCGGTCGCCGGGTCGAAAACGTTCGGGGTGTGGTCGTGGCTGGTCATGTGCGTGCTCCTGGCGGGTTCAGATCGGGGTTCCGGGGGGTCGGGCCGAGGGGGACGGGACTGCGCGTTTCGGAGGTTCAGGAATTCAGCCGACGGTCCATCCGCCGTCCACGGTCAGGACCGCGCCGTTGACGCCTTTCGCGTCGTCCGAGGCCAGGAACAGGGCGGCGCGGGCGATCTCCTCGGCCTGAAGCACGCTCACGCCCATCCTGTCGAGCGACAGCGGGGCCAGGCGGGCCATGCCCAGCGGGTTCGGTACCGTGATGCTGCTGCCGATGCCGGTGGCGACCCCGCCCGGCGCGATGGCCACGCAGCGGACGCCCTGCGGCAGGTACGTCCAGGCGACGTTCCGGGTCAGGCCGATCAGGGCGTGCTTGGAGGCCGTGTAGGCGGTCCCGGCCCGCCCGCCGAACTGCCCGCCCACCGAGGCGGTGTTGATGATGACCCCGCCGCCCTGTGCGGTCATGATCGGCAGCGCGCGCCGGGTGGCGTACATCGGGCCGCTCACGTTGACGGCCATCACCCGCTCCCACAGGTCGTCGTCGATTTCGGCGGCGGGCACGAAGTTGTCGAGGATGCCGGCGTTGTTGCACAGCACGTCCAGGCGACCATGTGCACTGACGGCCGCGTCCACGAAGGCATTCACCTGCGCGACCTTCGATACGTTGACCTGCACGGCGAGCGCCTCGCCTCCGGCCGCCCGGATCTGCGTGACCAGTTCGTCCAGGGGGGCGGTGTTCAGGTCGCCGAGGACGACCTTCGCGCCTTCGCGGGCGAACAGTTCGGCCATCGCGCGGCCCATGCCGGACGCGGCTCCGGTGATGGCGACGACCTTGTGGGCGAGACGTGGGGATGAGGGTTGATGGGTCATGCCGTTCACTCTGAAGGCCGTGCCGACCCTTAAACAGTCCAGGGATTATCCTATGACCGACACTCCCCGGCCGAACGTGACGGGGGCGGACCGGGAGGGCCGAATGACTGAGGAACAGCGCCGTGAGCTGGGAGGTTTACTGCGGGAAAAACGTGCGGGATTGCGCCCGGCCGACGTGGGACTCCCTGAAGGGATCAGGCGACGCGCCCCCGGACTTCGACGGGAAGAGGTGGCGCTGCTGGCCGGCGTCAGCGTCGCCTGGTACACGTGGCTGGAACAGGGCCGCGCCATTCGGCCGTCGGCAGGCACCCTGGAGCGGATTCTCGACGCGCTGCGCTGCACCCAGGAGGAACGGCTCTACATCCAGCAGCTCCAGCGGGCGACCCCCGACCCTCCGGAAGGACCCTGGAATCCTCTGCTTCAGCAGGTGCTGGACGCGTTTCTGCCCGCCCCTGCCCTGCTGCTCAACCAGCACTGGGAGCGGACGGCGCAGAACGCCACAGCGGAATACCTCGAATTCTTCCCGCAACTCGGTGACGGGGCCTGCCTGCTCGACCTGATGTTCCTCGGCGCCGAAGCGCGCGCAATCGTGCGCGACTGGCCGGACCAGGCGCGGCAGCTCGTGGCCGCCTTCCGCCTCGACAGCAGCCGCTACACGAACGACGACTGGTTCCCGCAGAAGGTCAGGCAGCTGAGTGCAGCCAGCCCGGACTTCGCCACGTTCTGGGCCGAGCGTCAGGTGCGCGATCACGCCGCCGTCCACATGCACCTCCAGCACCCGGAATTCGGTCTGCTGGCACTCAATGCGACCTGGCTTCAGGTGAGCGGCACGCCGCACTTCAAGATTCTGGTCTGCACCGCCGATCCAGGGTCCCCCACCGCTGCCGCCCTGGCGCGGATGGCTGCACGAACACGGTGACCAATGGGTTGGCATTGCACGCAGCCTGCTTCGTCCTCTGGCTCTGATTCGCCAGACTTCTGGTCCACGCGTTCAGGGTTCGGTTGCCGTCAGATCCTGAACGGGATGGTGCGGTGGGCGGGCCGGGCCCGTCCAGGTGGTTCGGCCCATGGCCCACCAGAGTGCCGGAGCACCGACGAGCAGGGCAGTCCCGGCCAGCCACAGGGCGTCGCGCAGGCCGAACAGAAACGCTGATCCGCTTCCGCCTGGATGCCGGGCGATCACCGCGCCCAGGGTCGCGACGCCCAGGGCGACGCCGACCTGTCGTAAGGCGTTCAGGACGCTGGACGCCTGACTCAGCTGGTCCTGGGGGGCGCTGGCCATCGCGGCGGTGGTGAGCGCGCCCAGGGACAGCCCGACGCCCAGGCCCATCAGGGCGAATTTCCACCACAGGTCCCAGCCGTTCATGGTCAGCGTGATGCCGGTCAGGAGGAGGATGCCCAGCCCGGTCAGGCTCAGCCCGAGGGTGGCCGTGAGCCGTTCGCCTCTGCGTGCGGTGAGGCGGCCGCCCAGGGTCGATCCCAGGGCAGTCCCGAGCGGGAACAGCGCGGTGATCAGACCGGCGCGGGTCGCCGTGAAATGCAGGACGCCCTGCAGGAGGATCGTGAAGAAGACCAGCAGGCTGAACGGACCGAAGAACACCACCAGGCCGCCCAGGTTGGCGGCGGTGTAGGCCGGGTTCCTGAAGAGGTTCAGGGGAACCAGCGGTGCCTGGACATGTCGCTGCACCCAGACGAACAGTGTGAAGGCGATGCCGGCGCCCGTCAGGCAGGCCAGGACTGCCGGGGAGGTCCAGCCCAGACCGTTGCCCTGCGTCAGGCCGTAGATCAGGGCAGCCAGGGTGAACGTGATCAGGATCAGGCCGGTCAGGTCGATGGGTTTCGCGGGGAGGGCCGCGGTGGGGCGCGTGCCTCGCCGGGCGATCCAACCTACGGTCAAGCTTGCCAGTGCGAGCGTCCAGAAGACCGACGTCCATCCGAACGCGTCGACCAGCACGCCGCCCAGCACCGGGCCGATGGCGATTCCCAGGCCGGATACGCCGGCCCAGAGGCCGATGGCGCGGGCCCGGGCGGCAGGTTCGGTGAAGGCCAGGGTGAGGAGCACGAGACTGGCCGGCTGCACGAGCGCGGAACTCAGGCCGGAGATGCCCCGGCCCAGCAGGACCGCGTTGAAGGACGGTGCCAGTGCGGCCAGCAGCGCGCCTGCCGCGCCGACGGTCAGGCCGGCCAGCAGGGTGCGGCGGAACCCCAGTCGCGCGCCCAGCAGTCCCCCCACCAGGAGGAATGCGGCGTACACGATGTTGTAGACGTTGACCGCCCATGGCACGTCGGTCGGTGCGATCTGCAGTGTCCGCTGCAGGGCGGGCAGGGCCGGGTTGACGGCCGCGACGTTGAACATGACCACCACGACGGCCAGACTGGAGGCGATCAGGGTTGAGCGCTGCAGGGTCGTCCGGGATTCATTCATGTGGCGTCTCCGGTGTGAGGGTGCTGATGAGGTGGTCGCGTGTGGTCTTGAGCAGGGCGTCGCTGAGGTCGCGGTCGGTGACGGCGCGGGCCAGCATGACTGAACCGACCATGCCGCAGAGGACGGGCAGCACCTCGGCGCGCCGGGCTTCCGGCGTGTCGGCGTGGGACAGGGCGCACAGGTCGTCGATCATGCCGAGCAGGGTGGCGGTGAACGTCTGCCGGATGTCCGGTGCGTGCCGGGTGAGTTCCGGGGTGAGGGTGGGCAGGATGCAGCTGCCTGCCGCGTCGACCTGGTCGCGGTGCCCGCGGCTGACGTACTGGCGGACGACGCCGCCCAGCCCGTAGGGGGCGGTGTTGGTGGCGGCCTGGAGCAGGGTGCTGGCGGTGCTCCTGAGACTGCGGGTCAGGGTTTCCTGCACGAGTGCGTCCTTGCTGCTGAAGTGGGCGTAGAACCCGCCGTGGGTGAGTCCGGCCTTGCCCATCAGTGGTCCGATGCCCACCGTGTCCAGGCCGCCTTCCTTGAAGGCCTGGGTGGCGGCGTTGAGGATTTTCTCGCGTGTGGCCTGGGCGTGGTCGGTCTTGTAGCGGGCCATGGGGTTCCTCCGGAGGCGGGTGGGCTGGGCGGTGGGCGTGGGCGAGTGGCCGCTCGGGTTGATCTGGATCGCTCTCCATATGATACATATCATATAAATGGGTGGTCGCCCTGACGGCCACTGCCGATCCGCACCATTCGCACCCGTACCGCCCGCCCCAGACCTCGATCAGGAGACGCCATGACCGACCCCACCTCAACCAACCCCACGACCACCAGCTTCACTCCCGCCGAACGCACCCGCCAGCGCACCTACCACTGGGGCGACCCGCTCATCGGTGCGCAGGCCGCGCGACACCTCAGCGGCTTGGAGTACCTGCGTGCGATGGTACGGGGCGAGTTCACCGGCCCACCGGTCATGGACACGCTGAAATTCAGCCTGGCCATGGACGACATCGGAGACGGGCGCGTGACCTTCCGGATGACTCCGCAGGAATTTCACTACAACCCCATCGGAAGCGTGCATGGCGGCGTCTACGCGGCGGTGCTGGACTCTGCGCTGGGCTGCGCGATCCACACGCGGCTCCCGGCGGGCGTGGGCTACACGACGCTGGAACTCAAGGTCAGCTACCTGCGCCCCCTGCTGGTCGGCATGGGGGAAGTCCGCGCGATCGGCGAGGTGCTGAGCCTTTCAAAGCAGGTGGCGACTGCGCAGGCCAGACTGGTCGACGCACAGGACAAGCTGTTCGCGCACGCCACGACCACCTGCCTGCTCCTGCGCCCCACCTGAGCAGCGGAACGGGAAGATGACGGTCAGGGGACGCTGAGGACGGTCAGGTCTGCCCGGAGCGGGAGGGTGTTGCCCGGCACGAGGCCCAGGAGAACGCCGGTCAGGACGAAGGTGCCGAGGCCGCCTACCTTTGATCAGGTCAGGAAGGCTGCCGGCCAGCATGGTCTGCAGACCCCTGAAGCCTGTGTCGGCCAGGCAGTACAGGTTGGAGGCACCCAGGTCATGGGCGCTGCTCAGGCGGGCGTCGAGACCTGTGCGGGCCAGAACAGCCTGAACGATCGGCGGCAGGCCCGCCAGGAATGACAGGAGGACGACCGGGACGCTCCACACGGCGTGACCTGCTGAGCGCGTGCCCTGGTCCGCCAGGGTCGGGGGTGGCGTTCGCCAGAGTGGCTGGGGCACCGTGCAGCGGATCGGTACGGCCGTTCGACCGTATACGGATGGGCCGGGGCGGCGCTCACGGGGTGTGGGTCAGTGCGCCGCTGACCTGCTCGAGCACCTGATCGGAGAGGGGAGTGCCCTGGGTGGCACGGGCGATGAGCAGGGCGCCGAGCATGGTGCAGGCGGTCACGAGGCCGCTCCGGTCGTCGGTGTCGAGCCACCGGGCCAGTCCGGTCACGCCGTCGGCGAGGACCTGGCGCATGTCGGTCGTGCCGTTGCGGGCGACGTCCTGAACGAGGCCGGCGGTCGGGCAGCCCTGGCCGGGCTGGTCACGGTGGGTGGGGGAGAGGTAGGCCCGGATGTAGGCCTGCTGGGCCGCGTGGTGGTCGCCCTGCGCACCTTCGGCGTCGGCCATCTGGGCGGCCATGGTGGTGTACGCGTGGCGGGTGGCTTCGAGGACCAGGGCGTCCTTGGAGTCGAACTGGCGGTAGAACCCGCCGTGGGTGAGCCCGACTTCGGCCATGATGTCCTGCACGCTGACATGGTCGACGCCGCGTTCGCGCAGGAGTTGCGCGGCGGCCTGGATGGTGCGGTCGCGGTTCTGGGCCGCCTGGGCTTTGGACACTCTGGGCATGGGGCCTCCTGTGTTGGGGATGGGGCGGAGTCGTCCGCTTGACAGATTATAGATCACGAACATAATCTATTTTTAGATGAGATCCGTCATCTATTTTACCCGAACGCCCGGCACGCACCCGCTCCACGCCCCCCAGGAGGCCCGCCCATGCAGATCAAAGATTCCGTCGTCCTCGTCACCGGCGCCAACCGCGGCCTCGGCCTCACCCTCGTCCACGCCCTGATCACTGCAGGGGCCCGCAAGGTCTATGCCGCCGCCCGGAATCCCGACAGCATCCAGATTCCCGGCGTGACCGCCATCAAGCTCGACGTCACCTCACCCACCGACATCGCCGCCGCTGCCGAAGCCTGCGGGGACGTGTCCATCCTGATCAACAACGCCGGCATCCTCGACCACCAGGGCGTCCACCTCCTGACCGAAGGCAGCAGCGGCGCCCTGAACCGGGAGCTGGCCACCAACGTGTTCGGCCCCCTCCACCTCAGTCAGGCCTTCGCGCCGATCCTGGCCCGCAACGGCGGCGGCGCCGTCCTGAACATCCTGTCGGTCCTGAGCTGGATCAGTGTGCCTGGCGCCGCCACCTACTCCATTTCCAAGGCTGCCGCGTGGTCCATGACCAACGGCCTGCGCCACGAGCTGCAGGCCCAGAACACCCAGGTCACGGGCCTGCACGTCGCCTACATGGACACCGACATGGCCCACGGCGTCACCGGCGCCAAAACCTCCCCTCAGGACGTGGCCCGTCAGGCCCTCGCAGCCCTGGAAGCCGGGCAGCCGGAAGTGCTGGCCGACGACACCAGCCGTCAGGTCCGTGCCGGCCTCTCTGCCGAGCAGGCCGTGTATTTCTGAACCGGGGCATCCCTGAGCGCCGCAACCCGGGCGTCCCGCTTCAGTCCACCTGAGCTGGACGGGCGCTGAGTTCGAGCAGGTCCAGTTCCGCTTCGGTTACGCGGTAGGCGTCATCTCCGATGATGCCGCTGCGGCGCAGCGTCTCGATGGCCTCGCGGGACGCCGCCAGCACCTGCCGCCTGAGCACGTTGTCCGGAGAATCGTGCGGATCGCCACCCGCGCGGGCCCGGTTCAGGCCCTCCTCGTATTCAGTCCGGAGACGCTGCGCGGCCGGGGAGGTGTCGCCTTCCAGGGCCGCGCGGGCAGCCTTGAGCGCCGCCTTGCGGGCCACGCCGATCTCCTGCTTGACGACCGTATCCTCGGGGAGGCGCAGCAGCGTGAGCAGCGGCCGCAGCGTCAACCCCTGGATGACCAGTGTCCCCAGCACCACCACGAATGCCGTCAGCTGAATGAACGCTCTCGCGGGAAAGTCGTCCGGCAGCGCCAGGGCGGCCGCGAGCGTCACGATCCCGCGCATGCCGGACCAGCCGATGACCAGTCCACTCTTCGCTGGCAGCGGCAGCTGCCTGCGGGACCGTTTCATCCGCTCCGGCCGCTGCGTCAGGGTGTACATGAGCGCCCACAAGAGCCGGGCCACGATCACCACCCCCAGAATGATCAGGGCAGCCCCCAGCAGGCGCCGCCCCTCCCCGCCGCCGAGGGTCTCCAGCACGGGGCGCAACTGCAGGCCGATCAACGTGAAGGCCGTGACGTTGAGCACGAACGTCACCGAATCCCAGACCGCGAAGGACGGCACCCGCGTCCGCGCGGTCAGGGCCGTATTCCGTCCAGCCAGAAGCCCCATCACCACGACCGTGACGACAGCCGACAGGCCGAGACGTTCAGCCAGAAGCCACACGCCGAACGTCAGCACGAACTGGAACACCACGGACGTGGGAACGTCCTCGATCTGGGAGATGAGCAGGCCCACCAGCCGGGCCAGCACCCAGCCCACTGCGATACTCCCGACCAGCACCACCGCGAAGGTGGGCGCCGCGCCGCTCAGGCTGAAACTCCCGGCAGCCACGGCACCCACCGCCAGCTTGTAGATGATCAGGGCGGACGCGTCATTCAGCAGGCTTTCCCCTTCGAGCACCGTACGGATTCGGTGCGGGGGATGCACCGCGCGCATCACCGCCAGGGCCGCCACGGCGTCCGGCGGAGCCAGCAGCGCCCCCAGCGCCACCGCCGCCGCCCAGGGCACGTCCGGGAACAACAGGCGGGTCGTGACCGCGACCGCCGCGACCGTCACGCCCACAGCGACCAGCACCAGTGACAGCACCGGCTGCCAGTTCCGGCGCAGATCCCGCAGCGAGGTGTCGTACGCGGCGTCCAGCAGGACCGGCGCCACAAACAGCGCCAGGATCAGTTCAGGCTCCAGGCGCAGCGGCGGCGCGCCCGGCAGGAACGCCACCGTCGCGCCCCCCAGCGCGAGGAGTGTCGGGTACGGCACGCCGACGCGCCGCGCGACGATCGACAGGACGGTCGCGCCGAGCAGCAGGGCCAGGAGCGTTTCGAACATCAGCAGTTGATCATTCATGCGCGGGTGTGCACCTCCCGGAGGG
Above is a window of Deinococcus aquiradiocola DNA encoding:
- a CDS encoding MBOAT family O-acyltransferase yields the protein MVFSSNIFLFAFLPVFLALYYLLPFKARSAWILLGSYALYAWWRLDFLWLLAGVTLAAYFFALAINQAVGPRRFQLLSVGVTLNLLVLAYFKYANFGIDSFNAAITAVGLQPFTWTPVLLPIGLSFFIFHAISYLVDVYRKEEPPTRNLLDFAAFIALFPHLIAGPVLKYNLLADQFRTRTHTLEKFSYGATRFMTGFAKKVLIADTIAPLVTASFGHANPTLADSWLGALAYTLQLYFDFSGYSDMAIGLAAMMGFKFPENFNHPYISRSITEFWRRWHMSLSSWLREYLYIGLGGNRKGRTRTYINLFLTMLLGGLWHGANWTFVLWGAWHGGILAVERRLKEASLWKPSPAWLTIPGTMLLVIVGWVMFRADNVPDALRMYRGMLGLNGVSLSDTLAWQVRPSELVTMLLAGVLVYVAPWWGRTVGDVGGRLLRPRLAVTATTVLLPLFVLAILKLSAQSYTPFLYFQF
- a CDS encoding alginate O-acetyltransferase; the encoded protein is MTEFAQDTLKNNIDQPGTPAVLRWMPGAFLIAAVVTGAALTLTSKGARDFPKDQEVVTGKWAHTYETGLDAGVPFRDPAVKLWGTTNYRLFGEAREGALVGADGWLYTSEEFETTDTVTDAREVQKKLAFVREVRDALAAQGAHLIVAVIPAKTRVYPEHLGAYKVPAVKAALYEQFRESVTALGVPAPDLLQVLQQHKAQGNLFVRTDTHWTPLGAKIAADTLAKTVRETWPTLDLPEVSFETTSSAAPQKTGDLLRYLPLPAGEGPQAAEVHVPTTTQVGESGGGLLGDAEVSVTLVGTSYSAIKDWNFEGALKEALHTDVLNAADPGKGPVVPMRAYLKSQALKDAPPKLVIWEIPERFLRFQYPEESR
- a CDS encoding cytochrome P450 family protein, coding for MTSHDHTPNVFDPATAANPYPMFARMRASGPVVQIDAPTAYNPTGSATWLITGFAETVRFLKDPRFTVDASAIHPDAGVFGHSAEGGAQEQSFLGAKTMVSVDGAEHTRLRGLVGKVFTPRYVETLRPRIQALTDALIDRVQDSGRMEVVADFGYPLPIQVICEMLGVPPTDMKQMQVWSEGLSDHANPQPEVLRDFSAYVMQLIAHKRARPGDDLISGMIRLEEKGDTLTEGELMATVGLLIFGGHETTSNLLSIGILTLLDHPEQLAGLKADPGRIPAAVEEILRYNGPVFSPAPRYAREDVELGGQQIRRGDVILAALGSANHDERAFTDPEELNLARELNRHVAFGQGVHFCLGAPLARLEGEIAFETLLRRLPGLRLDVPRDQVVWRDSTQLRGLKTLPVAF
- a CDS encoding SDR family oxidoreductase, which encodes MTHQPSSPRLAHKVVAITGAASGMGRAMAELFAREGAKVVLGDLNTAPLDELVTQIRAAGGEALAVQVNVSKVAQVNAFVDAAVSAHGRLDVLCNNAGILDNFVPAAEIDDDLWERVMAVNVSGPMYATRRALPIMTAQGGGVIINTASVGGQFGGRAGTAYTASKHALIGLTRNVAWTYLPQGVRCVAIAPGGVATGIGSSITVPNPLGMARLAPLSLDRMGVSVLQAEEIARAALFLASDDAKGVNGAVLTVDGGWTVG
- a CDS encoding helix-turn-helix transcriptional regulator, with the translated sequence MTDTPRPNVTGADREGRMTEEQRRELGGLLREKRAGLRPADVGLPEGIRRRAPGLRREEVALLAGVSVAWYTWLEQGRAIRPSAGTLERILDALRCTQEERLYIQQLQRATPDPPEGPWNPLLQQVLDAFLPAPALLLNQHWERTAQNATAEYLEFFPQLGDGACLLDLMFLGAEARAIVRDWPDQARQLVAAFRLDSSRYTNDDWFPQKVRQLSAASPDFATFWAERQVRDHAAVHMHLQHPEFGLLALNATWLQVSGTPHFKILVCTADPGSPTAAALARMAARTR
- a CDS encoding MFS transporter, whose protein sequence is MNESRTTLQRSTLIASSLAVVVVMFNVAAVNPALPALQRTLQIAPTDVPWAVNVYNIVYAAFLLVGGLLGARLGFRRTLLAGLTVGAAGALLAALAPSFNAVLLGRGISGLSSALVQPASLVLLTLAFTEPAARARAIGLWAGVSGLGIAIGPVLGGVLVDAFGWTSVFWTLALASLTVGWIARRGTRPTAALPAKPIDLTGLILITFTLAALIYGLTQGNGLGWTSPAVLACLTGAGIAFTLFVWVQRHVQAPLVPLNLFRNPAYTAANLGGLVVFFGPFSLLVFFTILLQGVLHFTATRAGLITALFPLGTALGSTLGGRLTARRGERLTATLGLSLTGLGILLLTGITLTMNGWDLWWKFALMGLGVGLSLGALTTAAMASAPQDQLSQASSVLNALRQVGVALGVATLGAVIARHPGGSGSAFLFGLRDALWLAGTALLVGAPALWWAMGRTTWTGPARPPHHPVQDLTATEP
- a CDS encoding TetR/AcrR family transcriptional regulator, which produces MARYKTDHAQATREKILNAATQAFKEGGLDTVGIGPLMGKAGLTHGGFYAHFSSKDALVQETLTRSLRSTASTLLQAATNTAPYGLGGVVRQYVSRGHRDQVDAAGSCILPTLTPELTRHAPDIRQTFTATLLGMIDDLCALSHADTPEARRAEVLPVLCGMVGSVMLARAVTDRDLSDALLKTTRDHLISTLTPETPHE
- a CDS encoding PaaI family thioesterase — protein: MTDPTSTNPTTTSFTPAERTRQRTYHWGDPLIGAQAARHLSGLEYLRAMVRGEFTGPPVMDTLKFSLAMDDIGDGRVTFRMTPQEFHYNPIGSVHGGVYAAVLDSALGCAIHTRLPAGVGYTTLELKVSYLRPLLVGMGEVRAIGEVLSLSKQVATAQARLVDAQDKLFAHATTTCLLLRPT
- a CDS encoding TetR/AcrR family transcriptional regulator, translating into MPRVSKAQAAQNRDRTIQAAAQLLRERGVDHVSVQDIMAEVGLTHGGFYRQFDSKDALVLEATRHAYTTMAAQMADAEGAQGDHHAAQQAYIRAYLSPTHRDQPGQGCPTAGLVQDVARNGTTDMRQVLADGVTGLARWLDTDDRSGLVTACTMLGALLIARATQGTPLSDQVLEQVSGALTHTP